ATGGACATGAGCCTATGCCGAGGTTCAAGGCGAGCATGTATTCCCGGCGCCACTCCAAGTAAGCTTTTCACCGCTTTGATAGTCAGCCGTCTGCATCTTTTCTTTGGCGTTTTGTAAAAGTGCTTAGCGTCTGCGCGTAAGTGCGCAACTTTGCCCTATCATGTGGGCCGATTTCTGCTATCTGGATCCCTTGTGGTTCGCAACGAAATGTCGGAGCAAGAGCTACAAACGTAGTGCCCAATTAGGTTGAATGCTGTAGCCGTCTTCGCCTAGGCGAATCCGGGGAACCGCACTTGGCGCATGTCGTGGGTCGATACGAGGGCGGCGTGTTCAGTTTCTCGACAGTGTATTTGTTTGTGCCGTACCACGCGTAGAGTTCGGCCTCGAAGCTCGCTCGACACTCCTTGCAGATCTGCCATGTGTCTGGCATTTGCGCCGCTTCGCTAAACGCCATTTCAAATCCAACGCCTATATGCTACCCGATGCGCGATGCTAATGAGGGACCTCTCGGATATAGGGCACCGCTAGGTGTGCTAGAGTTCATTTCGCCGTAGCCCGGGCTCATGGAAGGGCTCCGATTGTGACCCAGCCGCGCCTCGCCAGGGGAGGGTCGGAGAGACGCCTAACGGTAGCCGCTGCGCTTGGGGAGGGGGTAACCTTCCCAACAGCCTTATCAGCAGACATATTGAGCGAACTTTCGCGGATGGAGGCGAACCGAGGCGGAGAACAGAGGGAGCCAAATCGGCCGGTTCTTTCTTTTATGTCAGGAAAATAAATACATGGGTAGGTGGCCGAGTGGTTAATGGCACCAGACTGTAAATCTGGCGCGCGAAGGCGCTACGCTGGTTCGAATCCAGCCCTGCCCAAGTGTTCGCGGGCGTTGCATAGTGGTAATGCCTCAGCCTTCCAAGCTGATGTCGCGGGTTCGATTCCCGCCGCCCGCTCCAGATCCTATGAAGAGATCGCGTGCCGTTGTAGCTCAGTGGTAGAGCACGTCCTTGGTAAGGACGAGGCCACGGGTTCAATCCCCGTCAACGGCTCCATCAGCTCGCGACGCTGTCGCGGTCGGCCGGCGGTTCGGAGAGGATGCGCTTTTCAACAGCGCGCTGCCAGGATGCACGACCCGGTAGCGCTGCCCAAGCGACGCTGCTATGTATCTCGTCGCCGACGAAGGCTTCGTCGAGGTTCCCATAGGCATCGTAGAGAGCGAACTGGCTTTGCACCGCGTTTCCGACGGAGGCGTCGATAACGAGAGAGCCGTAGCCGTACGCGGTGAGACTCGCGACGACGACAAAGATATGGACCGTGAAGATCCAGTTGAACCGAAAGATGCGCTTCATTCCAGCCTATCCCATACCGTACTCTTCGTCGATGGGGTCGGCCCGCAACGCGACGGTGGGGCTCGATAAAGAGTCCGTAAAGGCGTTGGAGCGCGCATCGAGCGCTCGTGGGTGCGCGCCGTCAACGGAGTCGCGCAACACATGAGCTCGGGCTGTTGCGCGAAGCAGTAATCGCAGCACGCGCAGCAAAGCTACCCGGATGGAACTCAAACCTACCTACATCGGCACGATGCTTTCCCTGGCGACGATAGCGTTCGGTCTCATCGCTGCCGGCGCGTGGAACAAGTTCATTAGCGATCTCATCGCCTTGTTTCTCCGGCCGGGAAGCAGCGTGATCGCCGAGTTTTTCTACGCGATCGGCG
The nucleotide sequence above comes from Candidatus Dormiibacterota bacterium. Encoded proteins:
- a CDS encoding DUF5654 family protein encodes the protein MELKPTYIGTMLSLATIAFGLIAAGAWNKFISDLIALFLRPGSSVIAEFFYAIGVTVVAIVIVQNLGKLAERESLFGPKSNR